The DNA window CTGGTCGCATTTTTCATCTGGCAGGGACGAAAACAGAAATCACTTTTGATGACGCCGTTGATTTTTTTGGTTGCAACCCTCATCGCGATCACGCCTTCGTTTTTGCGCAACGGTCTCGTCGGCGGCGACTGGGTCCCCTTTACGGCGAACGCGGGCGTAACCCTCTACATGGGCAGCAACCCGCAGGCGCAGGGCGGCCTGGCGCCAATCGAAGGCTTGTCAAACGACATCGAAGATCAACACACCCAAAGTATCGAACTCGCCTCGCAACTGGCGGGCGAAGCGCTGTCGCCTTCGCAGGCGTCCAATTTCTGGGTCAAAAAAACCATCGCCTGGGCGGCGGGCAACCCCGTTACGTTCACCATACTGGAAGCGAAGAAATTGCTGTGGTGTTTGTACTACGCCCCGCCTGCGGTGAATGTTTCGACGCACTTCGAAAGCGCGTTTATCGGCTGGCTCGGGCTATTATCCTGGCCAACGGCATTCATTCTTGCACTTGGCTTAATCGCGTTGCCGTTGCTGCCGCGCATGGGCGACAAGGGATGGTTTCTGCTGGCATTGTTCTGCGGATACCTCTTGTTGAGCCTGACCTACTACGCCTCCGACCGTTTTCTGGCTGCGATGGCGCCGTTTTTCGCGATTCAAGCGGTGATTGCCGTCACAACATACCTAGGCTCCAAACGCAGTGCGCTGGCGAATGAACGTATGCGCTGGACGATATGGATCGCGCTTTGTTTCGTACTTGCTTTTAATCCGTTTTTATCCTGGAACGCCGCCAATGAAACCGGTATGGGCTATTACAACCTGGGCGTGTTTCATGAAGAGCAAGGCGAGTTTGCTGATGCCTTTGGCGCGTACAAAGACGCATACAAATACACACCCAACAACCCCGCATTGCTACTCAACCTGGGCGTACTCTACGCCAAACAGGGCGACTTGCAGCGCTCCAGCCAGTTCTTTGAGCGCGTGTTGGAACTTGCCCCAAACCATCCCGAAGCAAGGCAAAATCTAGAGATTAATAAGCAGCGGATGAATTAAAAGTGGCGCTTTCATGAATAAAAATATTGAAATCGTACGCGGTAGCGGTAATATCTATGCGGATTTTAATCTGCCAGATGCTGACGTGCGACAAACAAAAATACTTCTTGCTTCAGAAATTGTTAAGGTACTAAAAACCAAAAATATTTCGACTCGTCAGGCTGAGAAATTAACCGGCGTTGACCATAGCGTATTTGTAAAACTGCGCAAACCAGAACTCAAAGGAATGACCATTGACAGGCTGATAACAATTCTCAATAAACTAGACCAAAAGGTAGACTTTGCTATAACGGTTACAGAAAGACGTTTTGAACAAAAATCAAAAGTACACGCCTGAATTTTGATACAGTTTCCCATAATCA is part of the Candidatus Hinthialibacter antarcticus genome and encodes:
- a CDS encoding tetratricopeptide repeat protein; translation: MNNDNKKTLMEDAKHGAFIAAVAGLLRLVYMRAFLGALPNALHPSNDARSYWELSLRIYREGWLLPNDGPFYQAPLYPYALSALHQFGIHSIANMLWLQAGLGVVNTLLTFILARSFSSRPAATAVALLFSFSHLVLFLESKLLAATLGTTLLLCFALCAVRWLHTRAAHMLAFAGLLFGLTLLCRPNQIFLFPFLVAFFIWQGRKQKSLLMTPLIFLVATLIAITPSFLRNGLVGGDWVPFTANAGVTLYMGSNPQAQGGLAPIEGLSNDIEDQHTQSIELASQLAGEALSPSQASNFWVKKTIAWAAGNPVTFTILEAKKLLWCLYYAPPAVNVSTHFESAFIGWLGLLSWPTAFILALGLIALPLLPRMGDKGWFLLALFCGYLLLSLTYYASDRFLAAMAPFFAIQAVIAVTTYLGSKRSALANERMRWTIWIALCFVLAFNPFLSWNAANETGMGYYNLGVFHEEQGEFADAFGAYKDAYKYTPNNPALLLNLGVLYAKQGDLQRSSQFFERVLELAPNHPEARQNLEINKQRMN
- a CDS encoding XRE family transcriptional regulator gives rise to the protein MNKNIEIVRGSGNIYADFNLPDADVRQTKILLASEIVKVLKTKNISTRQAEKLTGVDHSVFVKLRKPELKGMTIDRLITILNKLDQKVDFAITVTERRFEQKSKVHA